Proteins encoded within one genomic window of Candidatus Methylomirabilota bacterium:
- a CDS encoding thermonuclease family protein, with protein sequence DGTFVNAWLVENGYAMVMTIPPNIKHQDLFLKLQREAREARRGLWR encoded by the coding sequence AGGACGGCACCTTCGTAAATGCCTGGCTAGTGGAGAATGGGTACGCGATGGTGATGACGATTCCACCCAACATCAAGCATCAGGATCTGTTTCTGAAATTGCAGCGGGAGGCGAGGGAGGCGAGAAGGGGACTTTGGAGATGA
- a CDS encoding tetratricopeptide repeat protein translates to MSLYVFLRRVLVSFFLPFLLLTTLLPASAQEALWVELSAKAWTLYQQGRYSEGIKVAKEALKVAESGVGPNHPAVATSLNNLAALYKAQGKYAGAEPLYQRALAIDEKALGKDHPAVARDLNNLGGLYDLQGKYAEAEPLYQRALAIMEKALGPDHPRVATALGNLAELYRAQGKYAEAEPLYKRALAIHEKTLGKDRPDVATDLNNLASLYQAQGKYAEAEPLFKRALAIWEKALGPAHPRVALSLNNLGALYRAQGKYAEAEPLFKRSLAIREKALGPDHPEVAASLNNLAGVYQAQGKYAEAESLYQQALVIAKKTLGPDHPYVAATLTNLAGVYQAQGNYAEAESLYQQALVIAKKTLGPDDPKVATVLEKMARFYKKAGKQEEAEKFEEQAKAIHAKSP, encoded by the coding sequence ATGAGTCTATATGTGTTCCTTCGCAGAGTTCTGGTTTCCTTTTTTTTGCCGTTCCTCCTGCTGACCACGCTTTTGCCTGCCTCTGCCCAGGAGGCATTGTGGGTGGAGCTAAGTGCTAAGGCCTGGACGCTTTATCAACAAGGACGGTATTCAGAAGGGATCAAGGTAGCTAAAGAGGCATTAAAAGTTGCAGAAAGTGGAGTTGGTCCTAACCATCCCGCTGTGGCGACTTCGCTGAACAATCTGGCGGCGCTTTATAAAGCCCAAGGCAAGTATGCCGGCGCCGAGCCGCTGTACCAGCGGGCCCTGGCGATAGATGAGAAGGCCCTGGGGAAAGATCACCCCGCCGTTGCAAGAGACCTGAACAATCTGGGGGGGCTGTATGATCTCCAAGGCAAGTATGCCGAGGCCGAGCCGCTGTACCAGCGGGCGTTGGCAATAATGGAAAAGGCCCTGGGGCCAGACCATCCCCGGGTGGCGACTGCGCTGGGGAATCTGGCGGAGCTATACCGAGCCCAGGGGAAGTATGCCGAGGCCGAGCCCCTGTACAAGCGGGCGTTGGCGATACATGAAAAGACCCTTGGGAAAGATCGCCCCGACGTTGCAACTGACCTCAACAATCTGGCAAGCCTGTATCAGGCCCAGGGGAAGTATGCCGAGGCCGAGCCCCTGTTCAAGCGGGCATTGGCCATATGGGAAAAAGCGCTAGGCCCAGCCCATCCCCGTGTAGCCCTATCCCTGAACAATCTGGGGGCGCTATATCGAGCCCAGGGCAAGTATGCCGAGGCCGAGCCGTTGTTCAAGCGTTCCCTGGCCATACGGGAAAAGGCCCTGGGGCCAGACCATCCCGAGGTGGCGGCGTCGCTGAACAACCTGGCGGGGGTGTATCAAGCCCAGGGTAAGTATGCCGAGGCCGAGTCCCTGTACCAGCAGGCCCTCGTGATAGCGAAAAAGACCTTGGGGCCAGACCATCCCTATGTGGCGGCGACGCTGACCAACCTGGCGGGAGTGTATCAAGCTCAGGGCAACTATGCCGAGGCCGAGTCCCTGTACCAGCAGGCCCTCGTGATAGCGAAAAAGACCTTGGGGCCAGACGATCCGAAAGTGGCGACTGTGTTGGAGAAAATGGCACGGTTTTACAAGAAGGCGGGAAAGCAAGAAGAAGCAGAAAAGTTCGAAGAACAGGCAAAGGCAATTCATGCGAAGAGTCCGTGA
- a CDS encoding flavin reductase family protein, with protein sequence MDQSSIAAVLGKIDFEVFVLTAADRDRRNGQIVCWVMPATIVPQVPRIIVGVGRMNYTRELIEASRKFALNLLAKDQWSWVSHFGFQSGRQVDKFATVPFERGITGSPLLSGIVGYLECEVRSVLDGGAHLFYLADVLEGTLVANRDPLRLHQLFEVLPPEDIATMKRLLEQDIPRDLSLL encoded by the coding sequence ATGGATCAGAGCAGCATTGCGGCGGTGCTCGGCAAGATAGATTTCGAAGTCTTCGTCCTCACGGCGGCGGACAGAGACCGGCGCAATGGCCAGATCGTGTGCTGGGTGATGCCCGCGACGATCGTCCCACAGGTCCCTCGCATCATAGTAGGTGTCGGCAGGATGAACTATACCCGTGAGCTCATCGAAGCGAGCCGGAAGTTTGCACTGAATCTGCTCGCGAAGGATCAATGGTCGTGGGTTTCCCACTTCGGCTTCCAGTCAGGGCGGCAGGTGGACAAGTTCGCCACCGTTCCCTTCGAGCGTGGGATAACGGGTTCCCCCCTCCTCTCCGGGATCGTGGGCTACCTGGAGTGCGAAGTCCGGTCTGTCCTGGACGGCGGCGCCCACCTCTTTTACCTGGCCGACGTGTTGGAAGGGACGCTCGTAGCCAACCGGGATCCCCTGCGCCTCCATCAGCTGTTTGAGGTGCTGCCCCCCGAGGATATCGCAACCATGAAACGCCTCCTCGAGCAGGACATCCCCCGAGATCTTTCACTCCTCTGA
- a CDS encoding response regulator, with product MAETILVVDDDPAVREVLGEGLAQRGYRVLTAPDGVEGLRLARVEHPTLVIADVLMPGLNGWEFCRQVREDPTLAGIPFLFLSSVSDPSDRAHGLSLGADDYVPKPVNLRELEIRIQRILRRGTPGIDAPLSGELSRLPPPDLLQLLTTHKQTGILRILTPAGQAEVTIRDGKVLAATFGDVRGREALFQLVAQEAGHFRFDAVQVYAQDEVQMDVQEIILAAIHHRDESDLRSPTPAGEDEDPTDHPSPDSAR from the coding sequence ATGGCTGAGACGATCCTAGTTGTGGACGACGATCCCGCCGTCCGGGAGGTGTTGGGGGAGGGGCTTGCCCAACGCGGCTACCGGGTGCTCACGGCACCGGACGGCGTCGAAGGTCTGCGCCTGGCCAGGGTGGAGCACCCAACCCTTGTCATCGCCGACGTGCTGATGCCTGGTCTCAACGGGTGGGAGTTCTGCCGGCAGGTCCGAGAGGATCCTACCTTGGCCGGAATCCCGTTCCTGTTCTTGAGTTCCGTCAGCGATCCCTCGGACCGGGCCCACGGCCTGTCGCTTGGCGCCGACGACTATGTGCCCAAGCCCGTCAACCTCCGCGAGCTAGAAATCCGTATCCAGCGTATCCTGCGCCGGGGGACGCCGGGAATAGATGCCCCCCTCAGCGGCGAGCTGAGTCGCCTCCCCCCGCCGGACCTCCTCCAACTCCTCACCACCCACAAGCAGACCGGTATCCTCCGCATCCTCACCCCAGCGGGCCAGGCAGAAGTCACCATCCGCGACGGCAAGGTCCTCGCTGCAACCTTCGGGGATGTCCGCGGACGAGAAGCGCTATTCCAACTCGTGGCTCAGGAGGCTGGCCACTTTCGTTTTGACGCGGTGCAGGTGTACGCCCAGGACGAGGTCCAAATGGACGTCCAGGAAATCATCCTTGCGGCCATTCACCATCGGGACGAGTCGGACCTCCGCTCGCCTACTCCTGCTGGTGAAGACGAGGATCCAACCGATCACCCCTCACCTGATTCTGCTCGGTAA
- a CDS encoding YqgE/AlgH family protein, with protein MEQALDRRTFLSLVGLGSLSLFFTPYAAWAAEKPPIAGALLLARIKTPPFRDSVVLLFEQGKQGSTGLIVNKPGHRSLGRMMARMNAPFKDRTIFDRYAQSEVLYGGPVGRDRVLSIIHAPPGKWAPSWDLGFLAITRAPELLENLAAGTAGVKQVVACLGISSWAPGQLHGEIAAGHWQVVYPQPEALLDLLFETPACDRLDRARELPEGLPVSVPRHTI; from the coding sequence ATGGAACAGGCCTTAGACCGCAGAACGTTCCTGTCTCTCGTAGGGCTCGGGAGCCTCTCCCTCTTCTTCACCCCATACGCCGCGTGGGCGGCCGAAAAGCCGCCGATTGCAGGGGCACTGCTACTCGCCAGGATCAAGACTCCACCGTTCCGCGACTCGGTCGTACTTCTGTTCGAACAAGGGAAACAGGGGTCGACGGGTCTGATCGTCAACAAGCCAGGTCATCGGAGCCTGGGCCGCATGATGGCCCGGATGAACGCCCCTTTCAAGGACCGCACTATCTTCGATCGATACGCGCAATCGGAAGTGCTGTACGGGGGTCCCGTCGGTCGAGACCGGGTCCTGTCTATTATTCATGCCCCCCCGGGGAAGTGGGCTCCTTCCTGGGACCTCGGCTTCCTGGCGATCACCCGCGCCCCTGAACTGCTCGAGAATCTGGCTGCTGGGACGGCAGGGGTCAAGCAAGTGGTTGCCTGTCTGGGGATTTCCAGCTGGGCACCCGGCCAGCTGCATGGCGAAATTGCCGCCGGTCATTGGCAAGTGGTCTATCCCCAACCAGAGGCTTTGCTCGACCTGCTGTTCGAGACCCCCGCGTGCGACCGCCTCGACAGGGCCCGCGAACTGCCCGAGGGATTGCCGGTCAGCGTCCCGCGGCATACCATCTAA